One genomic segment of Clostridiisalibacter paucivorans DSM 22131 includes these proteins:
- a CDS encoding 3-methyl-2-oxobutanoate dehydrogenase subunit VorB, translated as MAKVLMKGNEAIGAAAIQAGCKYFFGYPITPQSECPEYMARELPKIGGIFLQAESEIAAINMVYGASGAGARVMTSSSSPGISLKQEGISYIAGAELPCVIVNVMRGGPGLGSIQPSQTDYFQSTRGGGNGDYRLVVLAPSNVQELVDLIIEGFDIADQYRNPVMVVGDGMIGQMMEPVEFKEPKKRALPQKDWATTGTEGKRKPNIINSLYLQPEDLEEHNIHLQKKYDEIKHNEVKVETYNIEDAEVVIAAYGTTARIAKTAIDKLEEEGIKVGLIRPITLWPYPYDAFEKINDKCKGILVTEMNTGQMVDDVKIAVKGKYPVHFHGRYGGMVPTPNEMIDKVKAIIGGEK; from the coding sequence ATGGCTAAAGTTTTAATGAAGGGTAATGAAGCCATAGGTGCAGCGGCTATACAAGCAGGATGCAAATATTTCTTTGGTTACCCTATAACACCTCAAAGTGAATGTCCAGAGTATATGGCTAGAGAGTTGCCTAAAATAGGAGGAATATTTTTACAAGCAGAAAGTGAAATAGCTGCTATAAATATGGTATATGGAGCATCAGGTGCAGGTGCAAGGGTTATGACATCTTCATCAAGCCCTGGAATTTCTTTGAAGCAAGAAGGTATTTCATATATAGCAGGTGCAGAGTTACCATGTGTTATAGTAAATGTAATGAGAGGTGGACCAGGACTAGGTAGTATACAACCTTCCCAAACAGACTATTTCCAATCTACCAGAGGTGGAGGAAATGGAGATTATAGATTAGTAGTATTGGCGCCATCCAATGTTCAAGAATTAGTTGACCTTATAATAGAAGGATTTGACATAGCAGACCAGTATAGAAATCCTGTAATGGTTGTAGGAGACGGTATGATAGGACAAATGATGGAACCAGTTGAATTTAAAGAGCCTAAGAAAAGAGCTCTTCCACAAAAAGATTGGGCAACAACAGGAACAGAAGGAAAAAGAAAACCTAATATAATAAATTCTCTATATCTACAACCAGAAGATTTAGAAGAGCATAATATTCATCTTCAAAAGAAATATGATGAAATAAAGCATAATGAAGTTAAGGTTGAAACCTATAATATAGAAGATGCTGAAGTAGTTATAGCAGCATATGGAACTACAGCTAGAATAGCTAAAACTGCCATAGATAAGCTTGAAGAAGAAGGAATAAAAGTAGGACTTATAAGACCAATAACATTATGGCCATATCCTTATGATGCATTTGAAAAAATAAATGATAAGTGTAAAGGTATATTAGTAACAGAAATGAATACAGGACAGATGGTAGACGATGTTAAGATTGCAGTTAAAGGTAAATATCCTGTACATTTCCATGGAAGATACGGTGGTATGGTACCAACTCCAAATGAAATGATTGACAAAGTAAAAGCTATAATTGGAGGTGAAAAGTAA
- a CDS encoding sigma-54 interaction domain-containing protein has protein sequence MKRELEVILNSTNDAIIAIDKDETITLFNKLAEHLTGINSQYALGKPVKKVILNTRLPNVLENEEPELNRDQDLGNLKIITSRILIRDGMGKIIGAAAIFRDITGTVRLNSKIARLKEIQSMLEAVLHAAQDAISVVDQNGINVIINPAYTRLTGLGESDIIGKIATADIAEGESIHLKVLETKKSVRNARLKLGPKKKEVLATASPIIVDEELRGSVAVLHDVTEIMNLTNELKVAKQIIRKLEGKYTFDDIVGENSLIVEAVEKAKKAAKVPANVVLRGESGTGKELFAHAIHNASDRKFNQFIRVNCAALNENLLESELFGYEEGAFTGAKKGGKKGFFEQACGGTLFLDEIGEINQNTQVKLLRVLQEKEIVRVGGTDAIDVDVRLIAATNMDLEKAMEQGTFREDLYYRLNVMPIEIPPLRYRIDDIYVLALNCIKKLNVEYGRNIEDISFDAVEALKEHDWPGNVRELENVIGRAIINMRVQEKIILYRHLPTMGDTDIIKDRTKEFSTDKSKDFEDTTSLQNVVEDTEKEHILRVLDKYNHNKTETAKALDISIRSLYYKMEKYKIKK, from the coding sequence TTGAAAAGGGAGTTAGAAGTAATATTAAATTCTACTAATGATGCCATAATAGCTATAGATAAAGATGAGACAATAACTTTATTTAATAAATTGGCTGAGCATCTTACAGGAATAAATAGTCAATATGCATTGGGTAAGCCAGTAAAAAAGGTCATACTAAATACTAGATTACCCAATGTATTGGAAAACGAAGAACCTGAATTAAATAGAGATCAAGATTTAGGCAACTTAAAGATTATAACTAGCAGAATACTAATAAGGGATGGTATGGGTAAGATCATAGGTGCAGCTGCTATATTTAGAGATATAACTGGAACAGTTAGACTTAATTCTAAAATTGCTAGACTTAAAGAGATACAAAGTATGTTAGAAGCAGTGTTACATGCAGCTCAAGATGCCATATCGGTGGTAGATCAAAATGGTATAAATGTGATAATCAATCCAGCCTATACTAGACTAACAGGGCTAGGAGAAAGTGATATTATAGGAAAGATAGCCACAGCCGATATAGCTGAAGGAGAAAGTATACATTTAAAGGTGTTAGAGACTAAGAAATCAGTGAGAAACGCCAGATTAAAATTAGGGCCTAAAAAAAAGGAAGTGTTGGCAACGGCTTCTCCAATAATAGTAGATGAAGAATTGAGGGGGAGTGTGGCAGTATTACATGATGTGACTGAGATAATGAATTTGACCAATGAGTTAAAAGTAGCAAAACAGATAATAAGGAAATTAGAAGGAAAATATACCTTTGACGATATAGTTGGTGAGAATTCATTAATAGTTGAAGCGGTTGAAAAGGCTAAAAAGGCAGCAAAGGTACCTGCAAATGTAGTGCTTAGAGGAGAAAGTGGTACAGGTAAGGAGTTGTTTGCCCATGCTATACATAATGCCAGTGATAGGAAATTTAATCAATTTATAAGGGTTAATTGTGCTGCATTAAATGAAAACTTATTGGAAAGTGAACTCTTTGGATATGAAGAAGGAGCATTTACAGGGGCTAAAAAAGGCGGAAAAAAGGGATTCTTTGAACAGGCATGTGGAGGAACTTTATTTTTAGATGAAATAGGAGAGATTAATCAAAACACTCAAGTTAAATTATTGAGGGTATTGCAAGAAAAAGAAATAGTTAGAGTTGGGGGAACAGATGCTATAGATGTAGATGTGAGACTTATAGCTGCCACTAATATGGACCTGGAAAAGGCTATGGAACAAGGTACTTTTAGAGAAGATCTATATTATAGATTGAATGTAATGCCTATAGAAATACCTCCACTTAGATATAGGATAGATGACATATATGTACTTGCATTGAATTGCATAAAGAAGCTAAATGTAGAATATGGAAGAAATATAGAGGATATATCATTTGATGCAGTGGAGGCATTGAAGGAACATGATTGGCCAGGAAATGTAAGAGAGTTAGAAAATGTAATAGGTAGGGCAATTATAAATATGAGGGTGCAAGAAAAGATTATATTGTATAGACACTTGCCCACCATGGGAGATACTGATATAATAAAAGATAGAACTAAGGAGTTTAGCACAGATAAATCAAAGGATTTTGAAGATACTACATCACTACAAAATGTGGTAGAGGATACGGAAAAGGAACATATACTTAGAGTACTGGATAAATATAATCACAATAAAACGGAAACTGCCAAAGCATTGGATATATCCATAAGAAGTCTATATTATAAAATGGAAAAATATAAAATCAAAAAATAG
- a CDS encoding 4Fe-4S dicluster domain-containing protein translates to MCQLNCINKGGLKMAKAKGKVTFSEDRCKGCGLCTTVCPVKIITLDTERINVKGYHPAVVTDMDKCIGCANCATMCPDVVIKVERITE, encoded by the coding sequence ATTTGTCAATTAAATTGTATTAATAAGGGAGGGTTGAAAATGGCAAAGGCAAAAGGAAAGGTGACTTTTAGTGAAGACAGATGTAAGGGCTGTGGGCTATGTACTACCGTATGTCCAGTGAAAATAATTACATTGGATACAGAGAGAATAAACGTAAAGGGATATCACCCAGCAGTAGTTACAGATATGGATAAATGCATAGGTTGCGCAAATTGTGCTACTATGTGTCCAGATGTAGTTATAAAGGTAGAGAGAATAACCGAATAA
- a CDS encoding thiamine pyrophosphate-dependent enzyme produces MAVVFDKTKGLTDTQFHYCPGCTHGIVHRLVGEVLEELGVLEKAVGVAPVGCSVLAYKYFNVDMHEAAHGRAPAVATGIKRVLPENVVFTYQGDGDLASIGAAEIVHAAHRGEKITTIFINNAIYGMTGGQMAPTTLVGQKATTAPYGRDEAHCGKPLRIAEMLATIDGAKFVERVAVNTPGNVRKAKKAIKKAFEIQLEGKGFAIVEVLSTCPTNWGLTPVEALKWLEDNMIPYYPLGNFRTPEEVE; encoded by the coding sequence ATGGCAGTAGTATTTGATAAAACTAAGGGATTGACAGATACTCAGTTTCACTATTGTCCAGGATGTACCCATGGTATAGTCCATAGACTTGTAGGAGAAGTATTAGAAGAATTGGGAGTGTTAGAAAAAGCTGTTGGCGTTGCACCTGTTGGATGTTCAGTACTTGCGTATAAATATTTTAATGTAGATATGCATGAAGCTGCCCATGGTAGAGCACCTGCTGTGGCTACTGGAATAAAAAGAGTGCTTCCTGAAAATGTAGTATTTACTTATCAAGGAGATGGAGATTTGGCTTCAATAGGTGCAGCAGAGATAGTTCATGCTGCCCATAGAGGAGAAAAGATAACTACTATATTTATAAACAATGCCATATATGGTATGACTGGTGGTCAGATGGCACCTACAACTCTAGTAGGACAAAAGGCTACTACAGCACCATATGGTAGGGATGAAGCCCATTGTGGTAAACCTTTAAGAATAGCAGAAATGCTTGCTACAATAGATGGAGCAAAGTTTGTTGAGAGGGTTGCAGTAAATACCCCTGGTAATGTAAGAAAGGCTAAAAAGGCCATTAAAAAGGCATTTGAAATACAATTAGAAGGTAAAGGTTTTGCAATAGTAGAAGTATTATCTACATGTCCAACAAACTGGGGATTAACTCCTGTAGAGGCATTGAAATGGTTAGAAGATAATATGATTCCATATTATCCATTGGGAAATTTCCGTACCCCTGAGGAGGTGGAGTAA
- the ptb gene encoding phosphate butyryltransferase yields the protein MIKRFEDVINMARKKGPKTIAVAVAHDKEVLLAIKRALDFKIANSILVGDREKIVQIAEQIKLNIEDVKIIDEKDITKASLKAVELVSTGKAHMVMKGLVDTSIVLKAVLNNEVGLKTGKVLSHVAVFDLEKYDKLLFITDAAMNIAPGLKEKKEILENGVYVAHSLDIERPKVAVLCAKEKVNPKMPDTLDAQSLVSMCEKNEIQQCIVGGPFALDNAISMEAAKHKGITHEVAGDTDILLVPDIEAGNILYKALVFLTEAENAGVIVGAKAPVILTSRADSDKAKLNSIALGVLMASNNKK from the coding sequence GTGATAAAGAGATTTGAAGATGTAATAAATATGGCTAGAAAGAAAGGGCCAAAGACTATAGCTGTTGCAGTTGCCCATGATAAAGAGGTGTTGCTGGCTATTAAAAGGGCTTTAGATTTTAAAATAGCCAATAGTATATTGGTTGGAGACAGGGAAAAGATTGTACAAATAGCAGAACAAATAAAATTAAATATAGAAGATGTAAAGATTATAGATGAAAAAGACATTACTAAAGCATCCTTGAAGGCAGTGGAATTAGTTAGCACAGGGAAGGCTCATATGGTAATGAAGGGATTAGTTGATACATCTATAGTATTAAAGGCAGTGCTTAACAATGAAGTTGGATTGAAGACTGGTAAGGTTCTAAGTCATGTGGCAGTATTTGATTTGGAAAAATACGACAAGCTTTTATTTATAACTGATGCAGCTATGAATATAGCTCCAGGACTTAAAGAGAAAAAAGAGATATTGGAGAATGGTGTATATGTAGCTCATTCTTTAGATATAGAAAGACCTAAAGTGGCGGTTTTATGTGCCAAGGAAAAGGTTAACCCTAAAATGCCAGACACATTAGATGCTCAAAGTCTTGTGTCTATGTGTGAAAAAAATGAAATACAGCAGTGTATTGTTGGGGGACCCTTTGCATTGGACAATGCCATATCTATGGAGGCAGCTAAACATAAGGGGATAACCCATGAAGTTGCAGGAGATACAGATATTTTATTAGTTCCAGATATAGAAGCAGGAAATATTCTGTATAAGGCACTGGTATTCTTGACAGAGGCTGAGAATGCAGGAGTAATAGTAGGGGCTAAGGCACCGGTAATACTTACATCTAGAGCAGATAGTGATAAAGCAAAACTGAATTCCATAGCATTGGGAGTTTTGATGGCATCAAATAATAAAAAATAA
- the buk gene encoding butyrate kinase, producing the protein MGESYRLLVINPGSTSTKIAIFDNERNVFEKTLRHSSEELSKYDKVYDQYEFRKDIILETLNEQGINVTKLSAVVGRGGLLKPIDGGTYEVNKRMIEDLKIGIMGEHASNLGGIIAHEIASQLNIPSFIVDPVVVDEMDDVARVSGIPELERKSIFHALNQKAVARRVAVELEKGYEDINVIVAHLGGGVSVGAHKKGRVIDVNNALDGEGPFSPERAGGLPAGDLAKMCFSGKYTHEDIKKRLKGNGGLVAYLDTNDAREVGKMIDEGNKKAELIYRSMAYQVAKNIGSCAVVLDGKVDAIVLTGGIAYDERFTNWVKEKVSFIGPVYIYSGEDELGALAQGGLRILKGEERAKIYE; encoded by the coding sequence ATGGGAGAATCATATAGACTATTGGTGATAAATCCAGGTTCTACATCGACTAAGATAGCTATATTTGATAATGAAAGGAATGTATTTGAGAAGACATTGAGACATTCTTCGGAGGAGCTTTCTAAATATGATAAGGTATATGATCAGTATGAATTTAGAAAGGATATCATTTTGGAGACATTAAATGAACAGGGTATAAATGTAACTAAACTCAGTGCAGTAGTAGGAAGAGGAGGACTTTTAAAGCCTATAGATGGTGGTACTTATGAAGTAAATAAGAGAATGATTGAAGACTTAAAGATAGGTATAATGGGAGAACATGCATCTAATCTTGGAGGAATAATAGCCCATGAGATAGCATCTCAACTCAATATTCCCTCATTTATAGTGGATCCTGTAGTAGTAGACGAGATGGATGATGTAGCAAGGGTATCAGGGATTCCGGAGTTGGAGAGAAAGAGCATATTCCATGCATTGAATCAAAAGGCGGTTGCTAGAAGGGTAGCAGTAGAATTGGAAAAGGGATATGAAGATATAAATGTAATAGTGGCTCATTTAGGTGGAGGTGTGTCTGTAGGGGCACATAAAAAGGGAAGAGTAATAGATGTAAACAATGCCCTTGATGGAGAAGGACCTTTTTCACCTGAAAGAGCTGGGGGATTACCAGCAGGAGATTTGGCTAAGATGTGTTTTTCTGGCAAGTATACCCATGAGGATATTAAGAAGAGATTAAAGGGTAATGGTGGTCTAGTTGCATATCTAGATACAAATGATGCAAGAGAAGTAGGTAAAATGATAGATGAAGGCAATAAAAAAGCAGAACTAATATATAGGTCTATGGCATATCAAGTAGCCAAAAATATAGGTAGTTGTGCAGTAGTATTAGATGGTAAGGTAGATGCTATAGTACTTACAGGTGGTATAGCCTATGATGAAAGATTTACTAATTGGGTTAAAGAAAAGGTAAGTTTCATAGGTCCAGTATATATATATTCAGGAGAAGATGAATTGGGTGCTTTGGCCCAAGGAGGACTTAGAATATTGAAGGGTGAAGAAAGGGCTAAAATATACGAGTAG
- a CDS encoding CdaR family protein produces MKIIKDKNFTMKVVAAFFAIILWTYVMTDINPIIDKEIPNVNVELLNVDKVRRSNLKLMSPESVSITVKISGRRNEIYNIDRDDIVAQADLTGYQEGVHKVPIEIANTINSDKVEDYYPKSVLFEFDKIIEKQLPVNVNISGNIGKGHTVEKGTAKPNNVIIRGPRSWINSIKKVVATVNVTGASKDINTTVPFKVLDDKGNELVGVEKEPEIVEVYLPVKKVKDVPINPILKGEVLNGYKVSNVISNPPLVRIKGYDKYISEVSEINTVPVDINFAKGDIIAETALEIPEGVQLMTDIDKPVVTVTVEEIKEKEFQYGFEDIDLRNLSSDLKIETLDEDKDITVTVKAVEKVIENIDKQDLVPYIDFNQLGEGEHRVDLAIDKPQMIEFINITPKSIKIELKDEKTNELKEEE; encoded by the coding sequence ATGAAAATCATCAAGGATAAAAATTTTACTATGAAAGTAGTAGCTGCTTTTTTTGCCATTATATTATGGACATATGTAATGACAGATATAAATCCCATAATAGATAAAGAGATCCCAAATGTAAATGTGGAGTTATTAAATGTAGATAAGGTAAGACGGTCTAATCTTAAATTGATGAGTCCTGAAAGTGTAAGTATAACTGTAAAAATATCGGGAAGAAGGAATGAAATATATAATATAGACAGAGATGATATAGTTGCACAAGCGGATTTAACAGGTTATCAAGAAGGGGTACATAAAGTGCCGATAGAGATTGCAAATACTATAAATTCAGATAAGGTAGAGGATTATTACCCAAAGTCAGTACTTTTTGAATTTGATAAAATAATAGAGAAACAATTACCTGTAAATGTAAATATATCAGGAAATATAGGCAAAGGTCATACAGTTGAAAAGGGTACAGCTAAACCTAATAATGTAATAATAAGGGGACCTAGATCATGGATTAATTCTATAAAAAAAGTAGTAGCTACAGTAAATGTAACTGGGGCTTCTAAGGATATAAATACTACGGTACCCTTTAAGGTATTAGACGATAAGGGGAATGAATTGGTAGGTGTGGAAAAGGAGCCAGAAATAGTAGAGGTATATTTACCTGTAAAGAAGGTAAAGGATGTACCTATTAACCCAATATTAAAGGGAGAAGTATTGAATGGATATAAGGTAAGTAATGTAATATCAAATCCTCCGTTGGTAAGGATTAAAGGATATGATAAATATATTTCAGAAGTATCGGAGATAAACACAGTACCTGTAGATATAAACTTTGCCAAGGGAGATATAATAGCAGAAACAGCTCTGGAGATACCAGAAGGGGTCCAGCTAATGACCGATATAGATAAACCAGTAGTAACCGTAACTGTTGAAGAGATAAAGGAAAAAGAATTTCAATATGGATTTGAAGATATAGATTTAAGAAATTTGTCTTCTGATCTAAAGATTGAAACCTTAGATGAAGATAAAGATATAACAGTAACTGTTAAGGCTGTAGAAAAGGTAATTGAAAATATAGATAAACAAGATTTAGTTCCATATATAGACTTTAATCAGCTTGGAGAGGGGGAACATAGGGTAGATTTAGCTATAGATAAGCCTCAAATGATTGAATTTATAAATATTACACCTAAATCTATAAAAATAGAATTAAAAGATGAAAAAACTAATGAATTAAAGGAAGAAGAATAG
- a CDS encoding tyrosine-protein kinase family protein, translating into MNDKRIRIITGHYGSGKTEFAVNYAVKLAQSGKKVVISDLDVVNPYFRSREKTEQLAKYGVKVIGSSVRASAVDIPAISSEVAAPLQNEQYEAVLDVGGDPIGARALGRYVDYFEKGKYDMFFVLNANRKETSTVEGAIHYLKNIEVVARANVTGIINNTHLLKSTTVEDVLKGQKLAKELSERLNIPIRYTSVIEKVAKDLNPDEIEGEIFPIKMYMREEWMS; encoded by the coding sequence ATGAATGATAAAAGGATCAGGATAATAACGGGGCATTATGGCAGTGGAAAAACAGAATTTGCTGTGAATTATGCTGTCAAATTGGCACAGTCTGGAAAAAAAGTAGTCATATCAGATTTAGATGTTGTAAACCCTTATTTTAGAAGTCGTGAAAAAACTGAACAATTAGCTAAATATGGTGTAAAAGTTATAGGTAGTTCAGTCCGTGCATCAGCAGTAGATATTCCCGCTATATCATCAGAAGTGGCAGCCCCTCTTCAAAATGAACAATATGAAGCGGTACTTGATGTAGGAGGAGACCCTATAGGTGCTAGGGCTTTGGGTAGATATGTAGATTATTTTGAAAAAGGTAAGTATGATATGTTTTTTGTACTAAATGCCAACAGAAAGGAAACTTCTACTGTGGAAGGTGCAATACATTATCTTAAAAATATAGAAGTAGTTGCGAGGGCCAATGTCACTGGCATAATAAACAATACACATCTCCTCAAAAGTACAACAGTAGAAGATGTGTTAAAGGGACAAAAATTGGCTAAAGAATTATCTGAAAGGCTAAATATACCCATAAGATACACATCTGTTATTGAAAAAGTAGCTAAAGACTTAAATCCCGATGAGATTGAAGGAGAAATATTCCCTATAAAGATGTATATGAGGGAAGAATGGATGAGTTAA
- a CDS encoding YitT family protein, whose protein sequence is MELVKRVNKTDLNTIDLAEPLTKLFAIVLGNLLCALAFNGFLIPNKLLSGGVGGTAIMVHYLTDMPTGWLVFIMNVPIFIIGAKMIDKKFAIYSFISMLVLSLLLSFTEGIYQYINVNDLLLSTIFGGLLNGLGMGIMFRNKVSQGGLDIIAAIFKRKLNMNIGTALMGVNGIIISLSSILFGLQPAMYTIIGLYIAYQIVDKVQQGIDTSKSVIIISDKPLDIANSIMENLNRGATFLNGEGAYSKSDKKIIYCMVTSTQIVKLKEIVEKVDEKAFITINDTEEVKGRGFKSIGI, encoded by the coding sequence GTGGAATTAGTTAAGAGGGTTAATAAGACAGATCTAAATACAATTGACTTAGCGGAACCCTTAACCAAATTATTTGCGATTGTTTTAGGAAATCTTTTATGTGCCTTAGCATTTAATGGTTTCTTAATACCTAATAAATTATTGAGTGGAGGAGTAGGTGGAACAGCTATAATGGTACATTATTTGACTGATATGCCCACAGGGTGGCTAGTCTTTATTATGAATGTACCTATATTTATAATAGGAGCTAAAATGATAGATAAGAAGTTTGCAATATATAGCTTCATATCTATGTTAGTACTTTCACTATTATTGAGTTTTACAGAAGGCATATATCAATATATAAATGTGAATGATTTATTGTTGAGTACGATATTTGGTGGATTGTTAAATGGATTAGGAATGGGTATAATGTTTAGGAATAAGGTCTCCCAAGGGGGATTAGATATAATAGCAGCTATATTTAAAAGAAAGCTTAATATGAATATAGGGACTGCATTGATGGGAGTAAATGGCATAATAATAAGTCTATCATCAATATTATTTGGGCTTCAACCAGCTATGTATACTATAATAGGGTTATATATAGCGTATCAAATAGTAGATAAGGTGCAGCAGGGAATAGATACTAGTAAAAGCGTGATAATTATTTCTGATAAACCTCTAGATATAGCAAATTCTATAATGGAGAATCTAAATAGAGGTGCTACATTTTTAAATGGAGAAGGTGCATACAGTAAAAGCGATAAAAAGATTATATACTGTATGGTGACATCGACTCAAATAGTAAAACTCAAAGAAATAGTAGAAAAAGTAGATGAGAAGGCATTTATAACTATAAATGATACAGAAGAAGTTAAAGGCCGAGGATTTAAGAGCATAGGGATATAG
- the cdaA gene encoding diadenylate cyclase CdaA, with the protein MEYIKDIFLNIGIRDIIDIFIVAFAFYKIYTLIKETRAEQLIKGIVVLLIATKASELLKLFTTNWILEKTMTVGVIALLIVFQPELRRGLEYIGRTKFLSKSFIEIEKEDINQVIEEITDAMASLSRQKIGALVVLERETGLNEIVETGTSINGLVSSGLLINIFIPNTPLHDGAVVIKEDRVKAASCLLPLSENMNINKELGTRHRAALGVTEKSDCLAIVVSEETGAISVAENGSLSRYVDIQTLREILNKIYEKEKKKQGLLLKWRNKDENHQG; encoded by the coding sequence TTGGAATATATAAAGGATATATTTTTAAATATTGGAATAAGGGATATCATAGATATATTTATAGTGGCCTTTGCTTTTTATAAGATATATACATTGATTAAAGAGACTAGGGCAGAGCAGTTGATAAAAGGTATAGTAGTGTTGTTGATAGCTACCAAGGCCAGTGAACTTCTAAAACTCTTTACAACCAATTGGATATTAGAAAAGACTATGACTGTAGGGGTAATAGCTTTGCTGATAGTCTTTCAACCTGAACTCAGAAGAGGGCTAGAATATATAGGTAGAACTAAATTTCTTTCTAAATCCTTTATAGAAATAGAGAAAGAAGATATAAATCAAGTTATCGAAGAAATAACTGATGCTATGGCATCTCTGTCTAGACAAAAAATTGGAGCATTGGTGGTATTGGAAAGGGAGACGGGATTAAACGAAATCGTTGAAACAGGAACTAGTATAAATGGGCTTGTATCTAGTGGACTATTGATAAATATATTTATTCCTAATACTCCATTGCATGATGGGGCAGTAGTAATAAAAGAGGATAGGGTGAAGGCAGCGTCTTGTTTGCTCCCATTATCAGAAAACATGAATATAAATAAAGAATTGGGTACTAGACATAGGGCAGCATTGGGAGTAACAGAGAAATCAGATTGCTTGGCTATAGTGGTTTCTGAAGAGACAGGTGCCATATCGGTAGCGGAAAATGGGTCCCTCTCTAGATATGTGGATATCCAGACATTAAGAGAGATATTGAACAAGATATATGAAAAAGAGAAAAAGAAACAGGGACTGTTGTTAAAATGGAGGAATAAAGATGAAAATCATCAAGGATAA
- a CDS encoding 2-oxoacid:acceptor oxidoreductase family protein, translated as MDERIIIAGFGGQGVMAMGQLLTYSGMIEDKNVAWLPSYGPEMRGGTANCNVLISDEPIGAPVVTEATAAVVMNLPSLDKFEKDVVPGGKLFINSSLIDKKCSRDDIDVYYVPVNDLANDLGNAKVANMVMLGAFLELTNAVKVDSILEAFKKVFGENKSHLLPINEKALEKGASVVK; from the coding sequence ATGGATGAGAGAATTATAATAGCTGGATTCGGTGGTCAAGGTGTAATGGCTATGGGACAGCTTTTGACTTATTCTGGAATGATTGAAGATAAAAATGTTGCTTGGTTACCATCCTATGGTCCAGAAATGCGTGGAGGTACTGCCAACTGTAATGTATTAATCTCTGATGAACCCATAGGAGCACCAGTGGTTACAGAGGCTACGGCAGCAGTAGTTATGAATTTACCTTCATTGGATAAGTTTGAAAAAGATGTTGTGCCAGGAGGCAAATTATTTATAAATAGTTCATTAATAGATAAAAAATGTTCTAGAGATGATATAGATGTTTACTATGTACCTGTGAATGATTTGGCAAATGACTTAGGAAATGCTAAAGTTGCCAATATGGTAATGCTGGGAGCATTTTTAGAATTAACTAATGCAGTAAAAGTTGATTCAATATTAGAGGCATTTAAGAAAGTGTTCGGAGAAAACAAGTCCCATCTTTTACCAATAAATGAGAAGGCCCTTGAAAAAGGCGCATCAGTAGTTAAATAA